A segment of the Sphingopyxis sp. OAS728 genome:
GCTTGCCGTTCTCCGTCCTGGCCGGGCACATGCCGGCGCTCCTCGGGGCGCCCGACCCGGTTCGCTCGCGGAACTTTTCGAGGCGTGAGCTATTGTTCAGGCAGCCGAAGCTCGCGTATCCCGACTCCCGAACGAAGGCCGAGCTTCGGCCCGACGATTTGAGAATCGTCTCCCTGACGCCTTCAGGCTGGCGACCGCCTGAAGGGCCGATGGGGCTTTCTCTTGAGCTTGCTTACGAGAACGAAAAGGCCTCGCTCCCTCCGCGGGGCCTTTTTGCTCGTTGGCGCCGGATCCGAACGCAGAGGCGGTAGCTTATCCTGCTCTTCCTGCCAGCCGCCGCCAAGCTTGGGCTTGCCACCCCGCTTCTAGTCTGGGCCGTCATGCTCTCCTCCTCCAAACTCACCTTTGCGAGTTTGAGCGGTGGTGGACAGGGCTGAATTCGAACCAGCAGCACAGACGTCTTCGTGTCCATGCAACGGCCGATGCTTATGCAACGCCCTTCGCTTCGGCGCTGTCGAGATAGTCGGCCCACCACTGCATCATAGGTCTTCGATGCGCGAGATAGCGGGCCGAATTATAAACTCCCCGCACCCCCTGCGGCTGGTGCGCGAGCTGCATCTCGATCCAGTCGGGCTCAAACAGGCCGCTCTCGTTAAGCACGGTGCTCGCGAGGCCGCGAAAGCCGTGGACGGTCGCCTTCCCGCGCAGACCCATGCGGTACATGATGTCGAGCATGCGGTTCTCGCTGATCACCAGCGATTTCGAGATTGGGACGGGGAAGAGGTAGCGGCCAAGCCGCATATTGCCAGCTGCGCGATAGACGTTCAGCTCCAGGATCTCGTGATACAGCGCGACGGCCTGACGCGGCAGCGGCACCAGATGCTCGCTCCGCATCTTCATCCGCTCGGGCGAGATGCGCCACATCGGATTATCGCCTTCCATGTCCTCAAACTCTGCAAACTCCGCGAAGCGGGTTTCCGAGGTGCGCACCATCGTCACGATCGTCCAGCGAAGCGCGAGGTGGCTGAGGCGCTCGCCGGTATCGGCGTTGAACTTTACGTAGAAGTCCGGGAGGTCTTTGGCCGCGATCTTGGACCGGTGGCGTACCGGCTTCTTCTTGGCCATCGCGGGGCTGAGATCGCGGCAGGGATCGCTGTCGCAGCGCCCATCGGGGATCGCGTAACGGAAGACCTCGCTGCAATAATTCTTGATCCGGTGGGCGGTCTCGAAGGACCCGCGCGCCTGGATGCTGCGGAAGATGTCGAGCATCTCGCGCGGGGTGATCGCGGCGATGTCCTTGTTGCCGACCGCCGGAAACACGTCGCTCTCAAGGCGGGTTACGATACGCGAGGCATATTTGGGGACCCACGAGAGGATACGCGCCTCAAGCCACTCGCGTGCGACCTCCTCGAAGGTGCTGCCCGCGGCAACCGGCACGACCGCTGCCTCTTTCCGCCGTTCTTCCGACGGATCGAGACCGAGGGCCAGCTGGTGCTTCATCTTGTCGCGCCACGCGCGGGCGTCGGCGAGCGAGGTCTGGGGGAAACGCCCGCCCGAGAGAAGCTTGGCTTTGCCGTCATGGCGATAGGCGAAGCGCCAGAGCTTCGAGCCATTGGCCTCGACAAAAATGAAGAGGCCGCCGCCGTCGGCCTTCTTGTATCGCTTGGCGTCCGGCTTGAGCGCCTTCAGTGCGACGTTGGTGAGCATGAACCTGTCTCCACACGATGGTGAAACCGGCTCGAATCTCCTACCCCAAAAAACTGGGGTAGGACCCGATTTCCTACCCCAAAAATGACAAAAAAGGGGTTGGGCTGCAAGGGGGGCAGTTGGGACGGGCTGGGACTTTCGCAAGCGTTAACCCGCTGATTTCCTTGTTTTTTGGTAGGACGCTCTGGGCGTCTCTGGGTCCCCTCGGGACACCGGCCTGGCAGGGGCAGTAGGACTCGAACCTACGACCCTCGGTTTTGGAGACCGATGCTCTACCAACTGAGCTATACCCCTAGGCCGGAGTGCGCCACTAGCCGGATTGCGGGGGCGGGGCAAGAGGGATCACGGGTTGCGCGACCGGACGGGCCTGATATGCGCAATTTCGCATGAACGCCGCGCCGTCCCCCGCCCCATCCCCCGCCGCCCCGCAGAATTATCTGGGTGGTATCGGGCTCCGGTTGCTCGCGATGGTCAGCCTTTCGCTGATGTTCGTGCTGGTCAAATATATCGACGCTGTGGGCATCCATATCGTCGAGAGCCTGTTCTGGCGACAGGCGCTGGTCCTGCCCTTCCTACTCATCTGGGTGATGGCGACCAGCGGCCTGTCGTCACTCAAGACGCGGCGCATCGGCGCGCATGCCCGGCGCATGATGATGGGCCTCACCGGCATGGCATGCAATTTCGGCGCGATGATCCTGCTGCCGATGGCCGAAGCGACGACGATCAGCCTGTCGGTGCCGATCTTTGCCGTGATCTTCGCCGCGCTGCTGCTCGGCGAGGCGACGGGCTGGCAACGGTGGAGCGCGGTGATCGTCGGCTTCGTCGGCGTCCTCGTCGTGCTCGATCCGATTTCGAACTTTGCGGGCGGGTTCGGCGGGACGCATGGTCTCGGCACGGTCGTCGCGCTGACCGGCGCGATCATGACTGCACTGATCACCATCGCCGTGCGCGACCTTGGGCGTACCGAAAATGCGGGAACGATCGTCTTCTGGTTCAGCCTCTTGTCGATGATCCCGCTCGGCATCGCCCTGCCCTTCGTTATCACCCCGCATGACGGCCATGAATGGTTGCTCTTGATCGGACTCGGCTTTCTCGGCGCCGTCGTCCAGATGTCGCTGACCGGGGCGCTGCGCCTCGCGCCCGTATCGGTCGTGATCCCAATGGACTATTCGAGCTTGCTGTGGGCGATTGCCGCGGGCTGGTGGTTCTTCGGGACGCTGCCCGCGGATACAACCTGGGTCGGCGCCCCGCTCATCATCGCGTCGGGCCTGTTCATCGCCTGGCGCGAGCATCGCCGCCACATCGACCGACCGAAGGAGGTTGCCGCATGACGCGCCCGATATTGTACCACTGCCCCGACGCCCGCTCGCTGCGCTGCCTGTGGGCGGTCGAAGAGGCTGGGATCGACGTCGACCTCAGGCTGCTCAAATTCCCGCCGCGCGCGTTCGAGCCCGACTATCGCGCGGTGAATCCGCTGATGACGATTCCCGGCTGGGTCGAGGACGGGCAGCTGATGACCGAGTCCGCCGCGATCTGCGAGCGTATCGCGGAGGGGACGCCGCTCGAGCTTCGCCGCGACGAGGATGATTATTGGGCGTGGCGCAACTGGCTTCACCGCAGCGACGCGACCCTCACCTTCCCGCTTGCGATCATGATCCGCTACACGCGCGTCGAGCCCGAGGAGCGGCGGCTGGCGCAGGCGGTGGATGACTATAAAGCCTTCTTCGGCGGCCGTGCGAAGAGCATCGAGGCGGCGCTGGGCGACGGGCGCGAATGGCTGGTGGCGGGGCGCTTCACCATCGCCGACATCGTGGTCGGCTATGCCGCCTTCCTTGCGACGACATTGGGCGCCGACGATGTGCTGGGCGATGCGACGAAGGCGTGGCTTGGCCGCTGCACGGCGCGCGAAGGCTTCCGGCGCGCCCGCGCGCGGCAGAAAGCCGCCGCCTGACACAAAAGGGCCCCACCAGCTGGTGGAGCCCTCCATGTTCCTCGTGCATGGGTTGCAACAACAAGGAAAATTCATCGGCCTTTCGGGGTGTAAGGTCGCTTGAAAGGCCGAATGTGGGGAGAATTTATGCTGCGCCGGAGAGGTTGGCTTTCAGATTCTCACGGTGAGAGATTGGGGACCGTTCTTATCTTACAGCGGCTATGGGGTGGGAAGCGGTCGTATGAACAGCATCAGGCCCTCTCCTTCAGGGGAGGGCAGCGAGACTTGCGGACTTGTCCTCTAGTCGCAGCGGGTGGGGTCAAGCGGCGTTGCGCAAGGCCGACGGCCCCCACCCCAACCCCTCCCCTGAAGGGGAGGGGCTTGATGTCTGCAATCGGTCGAAACCGGCCATCAATTGACCATCCGCTCATACCCCTCCCAATAGGGCGCACGCAGGTCTTTGCGCAAAATCTTGCCGCTGGCGTTGCGCGGCAGCGCGTCGATCACGTCGATACTGCGCGGGCATTTGAACGGCGCGATGCGCTCGCGCGCCCAAGCGATGATGTCGGCTTCGTCAACACTCGCCCCGGGCTTGGCGACGACCACCGCCTTCACCGTCTCGCCCCATTTCTGATCCGGAACGCCGAACACCGCGACCTCCTGCACCGCGGGATGGCCGAAGATCGCGCTTTCGACCTCGGCCGGATAGACATTTTCACCGCCGGTGATGATCATATCCTTCATCCGGTCGTGGATATAGAGATAGCCATCCTCGTCGAGGTAACCGGCGTCGCCCGTGCGGATCCAGCCGTCGTCGGTCATCGTCCGCGCGGTCGCATCGGGCAGGTTCCAATATCCAAGCATATTGTTCGACGAGCGCGTGACGACCTCGCCCACCTCGCCCTGCGGAAGCGGTGCGCCATCGCCGTCGACGACGCGGATTTCGACCCCCGGCAGCGGCTTGCCCGCCGAGCGCATGCGCTTGTTGCCTTCCGGATCATGATCTTCGGGGGGCAGCATCGAAATCGTGCCGGTTGTTTCGGTCATGCCATAGGCTTGGATGAACTGCGCGCCGAACATCTTGATGCACTGGCGCAGCAGGTCGAGCGGGATCGGCGCGGCGCCGTAGAGGATATATTTGAGCCGGCTGTAGTCGACGGTCGCGCAGCGCGGATGCATCAACAGCATCTGCAGCGCCGCGGGAACGATGAAGAAACGCGTCACGCCATGCTTTTCGACCGCGTCGAACACGCCGTCGGGATTGAATTCGGCGAGGATCACGCCGGGCAGGCCCGCGGCAAGTGCCATGATGCCGAGCCCGGTGCCGCCGATATGTGCGCATGGCATTGCGACCAGTACCGCCTCGTCATCCTCCCATTTGGTATAGGGCAGGTCGAGGCTGTTCGAATGTTTGCGGAGCGCAAAGAGGTTGCGGTTCGAGAGCACCGCGCCCTTGGGGTTTCCGGTCGTGCCCGAGGTATAAAGCTGGAGCACCGCATCGTTCGCGCCCGACGGCTCGAACGGCACGCGCGGCGCCGCGTCGATCATCGCATAGGCTTCGGCGGCAGTGACGATCGCCGGGTCATGCTGCAATTTCCCGGCGAGCTGGTCGGCGAGCGTATCGAACCCCGGCCCGCCGAACACCATCTTCGCCTGCGTGTCGTTGACGATGAACGCCCATTCGGCCGGCGACAGGCGCCAGCCGATCGGCGCCATCACGATGCCCGCGCGTGCTGCACCAAAAAACAGCGTGAAATAGAGGTCGCTGTTCTTGCCGATCCACGCGATGCGATCGCCCTTCTGCAACCCCGCCGCGAGCAGGGCCGAGGCCGCGCGCGCCGTATGGTCATCGAGACTGGCATAGGAATAAACGCGATCTTCCTCGCGCATCGCGACCCGGTCGGGGCGCTCGGCGGCCCAATGGGTCAGGAATTCGTCGAATGTGAAAAGGTCCGAAACATCGCGGCCCATCGCCTATCTCTCCTCGAATCGCATCTTTTTCGTGCAATTGCGACGAGGCTAGCGGCTGCGGGCGCGACGTAAAGCGCCGATCGAATACCCTGTCAGGTCCGTCAGGTGCGACGGAACAGCAGCATCAGGTTGTTCGCGGGCATCGCGCGGCGTTCGGCGAAGGCAAAGCCGGCATTCGTCGCAGCCGCCTTGACGTCCTTCGTATCGCGCAGGCCCCACGCCGGATTGCGCCCGCGCAGGCTGGCGTCGAAGGCGAGATTGCTCTCTGCCGTCGGAACGTCGGGTTCGCGATAGGGCCCGTAGAGGATCAGCGGCGCGTCAGGCGCGAGCAGCGCAGCAGCGCCCGCGAACAACCCCAGCGTCGCCTCCCACGGGCTGATATGCACCATGTTGATGCAGAGGATCGCGTCGGCGCGGTCGATCGGCCATTCACTGGCCGACGCGTCGAGCGCAAGCGGCGGCATAATATTGGCGCGGCCCGCTTCGGCTCGATAGGCGGCGATCGAGGTCAGGCCGGCGGGATCGGGGTCGCTCGGTTGCCAACCGAGCTGCGGAAAGACGGCAGCAAAATGGACGATATGCTCGCCCGATCCGCTCGCGATTTCGAGTATCTTGCCAGTCGCGGGCAGCCAGTCGGCGAGCACCGCGGCGATGGCATCGCGGTTGCGCAGCGTCGCGGGAGCGTGACGCTTATCCTCGTTCCCGCCGTCACCCGGCGTCCATGGACCCGACGTCACTTGGCCTTTGCCTGCGCCCTAGCACGCCGTTCACGGACGATCAGCCACGCCAGCAGCCCGACCGGGCCGACCATCAAGGTCAGGAACAGGAAGGGGAATTGCACGACGCGGCTGAACCCCTTCTGGTCGGCGTCGCGTGCGATCCACATGCCCGTGAACAGGTCGAAGGCAAGATAATGCGTCCAGCCGAGCGTCGCGCCGCCCGGGCTGTCGAACAGCTTCATCACCCCTGCGAGAGTCGTAAAATCGCCACCGCCCGGCCCGCCTGCGTCGATGCTGCCGGTCAGGAAGCCGACGATCATCACAGTATAGGCAAGGCAGAGCAGGAACACGCCGGCGTAGAGGATCACCGCAAGGATCTTGGGAGTGCGCGGCAGGAAGGCGAGCGCGATCCAGCCCGCGAAGGCCCAATAATTGGCGAGTAGAAAGATCGTATCCCAGCTCATGTCGTTCCTTTTCCGCCTTCGGCGGCGTCTGTCCAGCGGTAGCGTGATGCGAAGATGCCAATACTGATCGGCAGTGTGGCATAGACCATCGGCGCGAAGGGTATCGTTGCGCGAAAAAATGTGAGGATAGTCGAAAGCAGTCCGGTCGCGACGAGAATGAGCCAGATAATCATTTGGCCATAAGCCTCGCGCCGCCGCTGCGCATCGAGGTCGGGGTTGCGCCGCGCCGCCGCGAAGAGCCCGGCGGTCAGCAGCGACATCAGGACAAAACCGGCGCCATAGAGTGCGAACATCTGCCCCAGCCGGCCGCCATAATCATCGGCCTGTCCGGTGACAAAGGCTGCAAAGCTCGACGCCATGGCGCGCAGCGGGTGGACATAGAGCAGGACGGTGAAGACGAGCGCGAGGGTCAGCAGCACGAAACGCCAGTCGCCGTCGCCCGCCATGCGCCGCGCGCGGACATGCGCCAGCCAGAACATCGCGATGATCGCAAAAGCGATCGCGAAGCTCGGCGCGCCGGC
Coding sequences within it:
- a CDS encoding tyrosine-type recombinase/integrase codes for the protein MLTNVALKALKPDAKRYKKADGGGLFIFVEANGSKLWRFAYRHDGKAKLLSGGRFPQTSLADARAWRDKMKHQLALGLDPSEERRKEAAVVPVAAGSTFEEVAREWLEARILSWVPKYASRIVTRLESDVFPAVGNKDIAAITPREMLDIFRSIQARGSFETAHRIKNYCSEVFRYAIPDGRCDSDPCRDLSPAMAKKKPVRHRSKIAAKDLPDFYVKFNADTGERLSHLALRWTIVTMVRTSETRFAEFAEFEDMEGDNPMWRISPERMKMRSEHLVPLPRQAVALYHEILELNVYRAAGNMRLGRYLFPVPISKSLVISENRMLDIMYRMGLRGKATVHGFRGLASTVLNESGLFEPDWIEMQLAHQPQGVRGVYNSARYLAHRRPMMQWWADYLDSAEAKGVA
- a CDS encoding DMT family transporter, coding for MNAAPSPAPSPAAPQNYLGGIGLRLLAMVSLSLMFVLVKYIDAVGIHIVESLFWRQALVLPFLLIWVMATSGLSSLKTRRIGAHARRMMMGLTGMACNFGAMILLPMAEATTISLSVPIFAVIFAALLLGEATGWQRWSAVIVGFVGVLVVLDPISNFAGGFGGTHGLGTVVALTGAIMTALITIAVRDLGRTENAGTIVFWFSLLSMIPLGIALPFVITPHDGHEWLLLIGLGFLGAVVQMSLTGALRLAPVSVVIPMDYSSLLWAIAAGWWFFGTLPADTTWVGAPLIIASGLFIAWREHRRHIDRPKEVAA
- a CDS encoding glutathione S-transferase family protein — protein: MTRPILYHCPDARSLRCLWAVEEAGIDVDLRLLKFPPRAFEPDYRAVNPLMTIPGWVEDGQLMTESAAICERIAEGTPLELRRDEDDYWAWRNWLHRSDATLTFPLAIMIRYTRVEPEERRLAQAVDDYKAFFGGRAKSIEAALGDGREWLVAGRFTIADIVVGYAAFLATTLGADDVLGDATKAWLGRCTAREGFRRARARQKAAA
- a CDS encoding fatty acid--CoA ligase — its product is MGRDVSDLFTFDEFLTHWAAERPDRVAMREEDRVYSYASLDDHTARAASALLAAGLQKGDRIAWIGKNSDLYFTLFFGAARAGIVMAPIGWRLSPAEWAFIVNDTQAKMVFGGPGFDTLADQLAGKLQHDPAIVTAAEAYAMIDAAPRVPFEPSGANDAVLQLYTSGTTGNPKGAVLSNRNLFALRKHSNSLDLPYTKWEDDEAVLVAMPCAHIGGTGLGIMALAAGLPGVILAEFNPDGVFDAVEKHGVTRFFIVPAALQMLLMHPRCATVDYSRLKYILYGAAPIPLDLLRQCIKMFGAQFIQAYGMTETTGTISMLPPEDHDPEGNKRMRSAGKPLPGVEIRVVDGDGAPLPQGEVGEVVTRSSNNMLGYWNLPDATARTMTDDGWIRTGDAGYLDEDGYLYIHDRMKDMIITGGENVYPAEVESAIFGHPAVQEVAVFGVPDQKWGETVKAVVVAKPGASVDEADIIAWARERIAPFKCPRSIDVIDALPRNASGKILRKDLRAPYWEGYERMVN
- a CDS encoding DUF938 domain-containing protein, with product MTSGPWTPGDGGNEDKRHAPATLRNRDAIAAVLADWLPATGKILEIASGSGEHIVHFAAVFPQLGWQPSDPDPAGLTSIAAYRAEAGRANIMPPLALDASASEWPIDRADAILCINMVHISPWEATLGLFAGAAALLAPDAPLILYGPYREPDVPTAESNLAFDASLRGRNPAWGLRDTKDVKAAATNAGFAFAERRAMPANNLMLLFRRT
- a CDS encoding ABA4-like family protein, with the translated sequence MSWDTIFLLANYWAFAGWIALAFLPRTPKILAVILYAGVFLLCLAYTVMIVGFLTGSIDAGGPGGGDFTTLAGVMKLFDSPGGATLGWTHYLAFDLFTGMWIARDADQKGFSRVVQFPFLFLTLMVGPVGLLAWLIVRERRARAQAKAK
- a CDS encoding TMEM175 family protein, yielding MTSGQDRLDAFTDAAFAFAVTLMVAGTGGMAPDYRQLEAAIAGAPSFAIAFAIIAMFWLAHVRARRMAGDGDWRFVLLTLALVFTVLLYVHPLRAMASSFAAFVTGQADDYGGRLGQMFALYGAGFVLMSLLTAGLFAAARRNPDLDAQRRREAYGQMIIWLILVATGLLSTILTFFRATIPFAPMVYATLPISIGIFASRYRWTDAAEGGKGTT